A window of Candidatus Acidiferrales bacterium genomic DNA:
GGATCGTCATCGTAGAGCACGATCCTCTGGTCGCGCGGCAGGTCATTGAGCCGGCGCTCCACCTGGCCGAGGGGAATATTCCGCGAGCCGCGAATATGTCCGGCGCGAAAGGCGTCCGGTTCGCGCACGTCCACGAAGAGAACCTCGCCACCCAGGAAAGCTCGGTACACTTCCTCGAGCCTGATGGCCGGCGCCTCGGGTTGTGAAGCTGCTTCTTCGCTGCATGAGGCTTCTTCCTTTTCGAGGTTTCCAAAGCCCGGCGGTCTTGACCCAAAGGCCGGCGCTTCCGTCCCGAGGCTTCGGGATGCGTTTCCCGGCAGCGCGCTATAGAAAGGTTGCGGACCGGTTGTTTCGGCTGTGCCGGCGGGGCGGGGCTCTGCCGAGGCGCGCGCAGCAAGGGCTCGGTCGAGCAAATCCCGCATCCGGGCAAAAGGAATAGCCCCGCCGATGACCTGGCCCTGCATCACAAACGTGGGCGCCAGTTTCAAGCCCAGGGCCCTGGCGTCCTCGAGGTCGCGGGCGACGCGAGCGCTCATCGCCCCGCTATCCAGGCACTTCTCGAAGCGGGACGCGTCCAATCCGATTGGGCCCGCATAACGCTTGAGCGCAGGGGGACTCAAATCGTTTTGATGATCGAAAAAATAATCTACCGCTTCCCAGAATTTTCCTTGCTCGGCGGCACATTCGCTCGCCTCAGCGGCTTTCCACGCGAACGCATGAATGGCCGGAAGGGGAAAATGGCGGAAGACAAACTCGACTTGATCGCCATAAAGGGCGCGTGTTTCCCGTACGCTCTCCTGAGCGCGGCGACATGCCGAGCACTGAAGGTCGCCAAATTCCACGACCGTCACTCCCGAAGCTGAATTACCCCGACGATGGCTATCCGGCCGAATCAAGATCGCTCTGGCTTCTTCTGTAAGTTCGAGTGTGAGGGCGGGCCCGCGCGCCGCGGCGGAACCTTGGCGGGCCGCCCGCGTCAGCGCATAGAACCCCGGCACGCCGGCGGCAACAAACCCGGCGAGGATCGCGGCCAAAACTTTGGCCTCGCGCCGCGCATGGCCGGGCACGGCCGCTGGCGTTTCTCGGTCGAGCAACGCGAGCAGAAATACGCCGGTGCCCAAAACGGCCGCCAGGACGCACCAGAAGCACCAGGCATGAAGGACGAAAGCCTCGATGGCGGTGAGATAGGAAAACGCCAGGAAGCCAGCGCCGGAGAGGAGAACAATAACGCGAGAAAAAATTCGCGCCCAGGGAGCCGTCGCAATCCCTTTCCCGAAACTCAAGAGAGCAAGCACCAGGAACATCGCCAGGCCGTACAGGGGAAGCGGCAAACCCAGAAACTGCGCATAGCGGCTTGCCCGGACAGCGTCGCACCCGCTGCCGATGCAAGCAAGAGGATGTTCAGGCGACGCGTAGCTCCATGCAAGATAACCGCTTGCAAACGCGCCGCCGAGGCAGAGAGTAAAGAGCAGCCGATTGCGCATGCGTCTATGTTCAACCCGTTCGCCCGGCAGGTCAACAGTCCCCTCGATCGCGCTCAACAGAGCATCCGCGCCAGCTTGCGTCCTGAACAACAGAAGAAACGCGACAGGTTACAAGGTGGGAACAGGCAAGCTTGCGCGGACGGCCGGGTCATGCGATACTAAAGCTCCTTCCGAAAGCGCCAGTCACGTAATCCCCTTGCGGCCGAGAAGGAGAAGTGTGCTATGGGCACGAGTATCGTTCGCGAGGAGCGTGTTCGGTTGCTGGAGGAACTTCTGTCATCGCTCGAAGAGCGCTTGGGCGAGGCGCGCAGCAAACACGATTTCATGGTCGTTAACCTGATCATGGATCGGATGGTCAAAATCGAAAACGAAATATCCGTTCTGCAAGGCGGGAAGTACAGCGCTCAACACGCCTAGACATTTTATCTATCAGCGTCTCCGCTTTTTTAGCACCACGCGGGAACCCGACCGCTGAAATCGGACTTCGTCCATCGCCTTGCGCATCAAGTAGATCCCACGGCCGTGGCTCGAGTAGATGTTTCGGCCGCGAGTGGGGCCGGGAATCTTCTTCGGCAGGCGAGGGGGCTCGCCCGGAAACGACTCATGGTGAATCATCGCTTCGCTGTCCGGTAACATGGGCCGGCTGATGGCCGGGAAGAGAACCTGGTCCCGGGCAAGATGAGCCAGCCTCCGAAGTGGTATAATCCCTTTCCCGCGCTTCGATTCCCCATGTAGTCTCAAAATCACGAGAGGATTGTCTGAGGCAGAATTCCCATGAGCAAAATGAGGCGGCTTTTCGGAACGCTTTGTTTCTTGGCGGTGGTGAGCCCGAGCGCACTGGCCCCGGCAACGGCGGGGCTGGCGTCCGACGCCAAGGTTTTTCCCTATCCCATGCGCAAGACCGTCCTGGACAACGGCCTTACCGTCCTGTCCGTTCCGTACGATAGCCCGGGCATCATCGCCTACTACACGGTGGTGCGCGCCGGTTCGAGGAACGAGATCGAGCCGGGCAAATCCGGCTTTGCCCATTTCTTCGAGCACATGATGTTTCGCGGCACAAGGAAATATTCTTCCGAACAGTACAACAATGCCTACAAGGCAATCGGCGCCGACACAAATGCCTTCACCACCGACGATTGGACCGCCTACCACGCGGTGGCCAGCTCGGCGGCGCTCGAAAAGATCATTGACCTCGAGTCCGACCGCTTCATGAATCTCCACTATTCGGAAGAAGCGTTCAAGACGGAAGCCGGCGCCATCCTGGGCGAATACAACAAGAACTACTCGGTGCCTTTCCAAACCCTTTTTGAGCGATTGCGAGATACCGCATTCACCGCTCACACTTACAAGCACACCACCATGGGCTTTCTGAAGGACATCCAGGACATGCCCAACCAGTACGAGTACAGCCTGAAATTCTTTGACCGGTGGTATCGGCCGGAGAATTGCCTTCTCGTGGTTGTCGGGGACTTCAACCAGGAAAACCTGATGGCGCTCATCAAGAAATACTACGGCGGGTGGCAACGCGGCAGCTATCAGGCGGATGTGCCGGCCGAGCCCCCGCCGACACAGGAAAAAGTCGCTCACGTGGAGTGGAAAAATCCGACGTTGCCCTACCTGGCCATCGCCTACCGCGGGCCCGCTTACAGCGACCGGGATATCGAGGCGCCGACGCTCGACGTGATTTCGCAGCTTGTCTTTTCAGAAAGCGCGCCGCTCTACCGCAAGCTGGTCATCGAAAAACAGTGGGTCGAATTCATCGCCGGCGACCTGCCTGACCACCGCGACCCTTACCTCTTCACCATCCTCGCCCGCGTGAAAGACGCCAAGAACATGGATGCTGTCCGGGATGAAATCTACGCGGCGTTGGAAGGCGTGAAAAGCAATCCGGTGCTTCCCGAGCGCCTCGCCGCCATCCAATCCAACCTGCGCTACTCTTTTGCCATGGCGCTTGACAACCCGAGTACGATCGCTCGCACGATGGGCCACTTTGGCGAACTGACCGGCGATCCCGAGTCCGTCAACCGCACCTACGCGCTCTATCAGAAGGTAACGCCGGAAGACATCATGCGGGTGGCCAGGAAATATTTCGTCCCGGAAAATCGGACGGTGGTGACACTGTCCCGGAGCGGAGCCAAGAAGCCATGAAGCGAGCGATGATTCTGCTTTTTGCGGTTGCATTTCTTGTGGGAGAAGTCCGGGCGGCGGAAGCCGGCGGCGTAAAAATCAAGGAACTCTATAGCCCGGACTCGCCTGTCATTTCCTTCCAGATTGAAGTTCGCGCCGGGTCGATCAACGATCCAAGAGGGAAAGAGGGCCTCAACGCGCTCACGGCGCTCATGCTCGGCCGGGGAGGCACCAGGGAACTGAGCTACGACCGGTTGGTCGAGAAACTATTCCCCTGGGCAGCCTCGATCAGCGCCCAACCGGACAAGGAGGTGACGGTCTTGACAGGCCGCGTCCACCTCGACTTTCTCCTGCCCTTCTACAAAATTCTCTCCGACCTGGTCAGCGAGCCGCGGTTTGATCCAAGCGACTTCACTCGCAACCGGGAGTTCTTGCTCAACTATTTGCAGAATACCTTGCGCGGGAACGACGACGAAAATCTCGGCAAGCAAACCCTGAACGCCATGCTCTACCGCCACCATCCTTACGGCACCACCGAGGCCGGCACCGTCCAAGGACTGAAAGCCATCACGCTTGGAGACGTGAAGGCCTTTCACCGCCGGACATGGACCCGCGGCAACATCATCGTCGGGATTGCCGGCGGCTACCCGAACGACCTGGTGAGAAAAATCCAGGCCGACTTCGGCAAGCTGCCCCGCCGAGGCGAGGACAAGCGAAAGCTTCCGCAGCCGGAAAAGATCCAGGACATGGAGATGACGCTGGTGGAAAAGGAGTCGCGGGCCACCGCTATCTCCATCGGCTTTCCGATTGACGTGACCCGCGCCGACAAGGATTTCTACGCCTTGATGGCGGCCAACTCCTATTTTGGCGAGCACCGCACCTTCAATGGCGTTCTGATGCAGCACATCCGCGGCCTGCGCGGTTTCAACTATGGCGACTACTCTTACATCGAGAATTTCATTCAGGATGGCGGGAGCACCTTCCCGGTGCCGAACATCCCGCGCCGGCAACAATTCTTCAGCATCTGGATTCGCCCGGTGGAGCATCCCAACCGTCATTTTGTGCTGCGCCAGGCCATCCGCGAGCTTCAACTTCTGGCGGAAAAGGGGCTCTCCCAGGAGGATTTTGAGGCCACCCGCAGTTTCCTGCTCAACTATTCCAAGCTTTGGGTCCAGACGCTCAACCGCCGGCTTGGCTACCAGATGGACTCGGATTTCTATGGGACAAGGTACTTCATTGATCGGATCGCCGAGGAGCTGTCAAAGTTGACGGTAGGGGACGTAAACGCAGCCATCCAGCGGCACTTGCAATGGCGAAACCTCAAGGTGGCGGTGATCACGAAGGATGCCGCCAGCTTCCGCGATGCTCTGCTCGAAAACGTTCCGTCGCCGGTCAACTACCCGGCCGCCATGCCAGCGGCTATCCTCGAAGAGGACAGGATAATCGGGGTGTATCCGCTCCACATCAACAAGGAGAAATTACAAATCGTTCCGGCGGGCGAGCTATTCGAGCGTTAGCGGGGAGCTGATCGGCACATGCCCCGGGCCAGCGGTTGACTGCCCCGTTTCTACTTCAGAAGCTAAGTAAGGATGGAAGACGACACCTTCCCGCCAGTCCCGAAGCTTCGGGGCGACCCAGTGAGACTCACAGGAGAGCTGGTGGGAACGGCGCTAGTTCTGTTTCCGGAACGTTCGCGCGAGCTCTTCGACGTGGTCAATGTAACGATCCACGTCATCGCCGCCGATGTAGCGCAAGTCGCGGAACTGATAGAGGAGCAACAGTTCGGCTTGATAGGCTTTCCGCTCGTCGGAATCCCCGGGCTTGAGCCGTGCCGTACTGCGGTCGGGGCCGCCAGCGTGCACTCGTTCATGGGCTAGCACGGCCGCCAGCAAATAGATAAAAACGGAGTTGGCCATGGGGTCCTGCTTGTAAGCAAGCACGGCGCTCCGGAGGAGCGGTGCATTCAAGTTGACAAAGATAGGATAGTGATTGCCCAGAACAAAAGCTTCATACCCGCGGGCCTGACGAATCAGGCCGGGGTCTTGACCTTCGAGGACGGTATCGAGGTCGGCCACCACCTGGCAGTCCTCGATGCGCAGTCTTCTAGGAACATAACGGAGGGCCTGGCGGACCACTTTCTCGGCCAGGACAAGTTCGCTGCGGCGAATCTTCGAGTTTGGTTCATGAAACCCCGGGCTTAAGCCCCGGGGTGCGGGCGAGGCCTGACCGGCGCAGTCGAGCGCCGCGGGAACGCCGCTCAACAGCAAGGGAAGAACCACCCCGCGCAAGACCCTGGCCAGCAACTCAGCGACCTCCACTCAGCTCTGCCAAGACGGGTCAGGGTCAGCAGCTTTCAGCAACAGGCGGATAGGCGGTTGGGACCGGGAAACAGGGTAGGGCGATCTACTTCACCCGGGGCAAAAGAGGCCAAGGCTAACTTCGGACTGGACAGGCTCGAATCAACAGGGCGTCGTTGCTCTCGCTTGTACGCTTCAGGAAATCGGCTGTCAATAGCCCGCCCGTACCAGAGCGTCGCTTTGGCGTCAATGACAGGAGTATCGAGCCTAAGCCTGTTCCCGCCGTGCGGGATGACGGGCTCAAAGTCCCTCACTGTTGCATGCCAGCCGGTTTTTGAAGACCGAGCCCCCGCTCTGCCTTGACTTGGCGGGACGCGGCAGATAGGATGCCAGCGGTTTTCCGGCAGCCGCGTTAGCTTCCCCGCGCTTTTGACGCAAAAGTTGGAAAACGATTTCAGGAGGCAAGAATGAGCAACGGGCGCATGGGCTGGGTTGTGATGGTTCTCCTCGCCGCTCTCGGCCTCTTCACTTTTGTCCGTTATCAGAAGAAAGCTTTCCCGTCCGCCTCGGTGGACGTCAAGATCGAACGCGAACAGGCGCAGAGAATCGCCGCCGACTACCTGGCCGCCCGCGGATTCAACGTGAGCGGTTACTCGAGCGTCACGATTTTTGGCGCTGACGACGAGGCCGCCATCTATCTCCAGAAAACACTTGGCATGGAGAAAGCCAACGAAGTGATTCGCGACCAGGTGCAGGTTTGGTTCTGGCAAGCGCGCTGGTTTCGGCCGCTTGAAAAACTGGAATACCGGGTGGCGGTAACGCCCGACGGCAAGGTTCTGCGATTCCGCCGCGAACTGGAAGAGGAGAAGCCGGGGGCCAACCTCGAGCAGGCGGAAGCGCGCCGGCGAGCCGAGGAGTTTGTCTCGAACGTCGCCAAGATGGACCTGAGCCAATACGAGCCGGTGGACGCCTCCAGCGAGAAGCGGAAGAACCGCGCCGATCACAGTTTTGTCTGGAAGAAGAAAGGTTTTCAGATCGGCGACGCCGAGCTGCGCCTCTCGGTGGCCATCCAGGGCGACACGGTCGGCGGCCTGCGGCAGTTTTTGAAGGTTCCCGAACAGTTCGAGCGCGACTTTGTGAAGACCAAATCTGCGGGTACGCTCCTGACCATCCTCAGTTTTGCCTTCTCGGTCATCATTTTCATCGTTGCCCTGGTGATCGTCATCATTCGATACAAGTCGGGCGACCTGCGCTGGAAATTCGCGGTTACGCTGGGCGCGGGGATTGCTGTGCTTTTGATCCTTGCTGCGCTGAATTCGATGCCGCTCCTGCAAGCCAACTATCAAACA
This region includes:
- a CDS encoding thioredoxin domain-containing protein; amino-acid sequence: MSAIEGTVDLPGERVEHRRMRNRLLFTLCLGGAFASGYLAWSYASPEHPLACIGSGCDAVRASRYAQFLGLPLPLYGLAMFLVLALLSFGKGIATAPWARIFSRVIVLLSGAGFLAFSYLTAIEAFVLHAWCFWCVLAAVLGTGVFLLALLDRETPAAVPGHARREAKVLAAILAGFVAAGVPGFYALTRAARQGSAAARGPALTLELTEEARAILIRPDSHRRGNSASGVTVVEFGDLQCSACRRAQESVRETRALYGDQVEFVFRHFPLPAIHAFAWKAAEASECAAEQGKFWEAVDYFFDHQNDLSPPALKRYAGPIGLDASRFEKCLDSGAMSARVARDLEDARALGLKLAPTFVMQGQVIGGAIPFARMRDLLDRALAARASAEPRPAGTAETTGPQPFYSALPGNASRSLGTEAPAFGSRPPGFGNLEKEEASCSEEAASQPEAPAIRLEEVYRAFLGGEVLFVDVREPDAFRAGHIRGSRNIPLGQVERRLNDLPRDQRIVLYDDDP
- a CDS encoding pitrilysin family protein; amino-acid sequence: MSKMRRLFGTLCFLAVVSPSALAPATAGLASDAKVFPYPMRKTVLDNGLTVLSVPYDSPGIIAYYTVVRAGSRNEIEPGKSGFAHFFEHMMFRGTRKYSSEQYNNAYKAIGADTNAFTTDDWTAYHAVASSAALEKIIDLESDRFMNLHYSEEAFKTEAGAILGEYNKNYSVPFQTLFERLRDTAFTAHTYKHTTMGFLKDIQDMPNQYEYSLKFFDRWYRPENCLLVVVGDFNQENLMALIKKYYGGWQRGSYQADVPAEPPPTQEKVAHVEWKNPTLPYLAIAYRGPAYSDRDIEAPTLDVISQLVFSESAPLYRKLVIEKQWVEFIAGDLPDHRDPYLFTILARVKDAKNMDAVRDEIYAALEGVKSNPVLPERLAAIQSNLRYSFAMALDNPSTIARTMGHFGELTGDPESVNRTYALYQKVTPEDIMRVARKYFVPENRTVVTLSRSGAKKP
- a CDS encoding pitrilysin family protein, which translates into the protein MKRAMILLFAVAFLVGEVRAAEAGGVKIKELYSPDSPVISFQIEVRAGSINDPRGKEGLNALTALMLGRGGTRELSYDRLVEKLFPWAASISAQPDKEVTVLTGRVHLDFLLPFYKILSDLVSEPRFDPSDFTRNREFLLNYLQNTLRGNDDENLGKQTLNAMLYRHHPYGTTEAGTVQGLKAITLGDVKAFHRRTWTRGNIIVGIAGGYPNDLVRKIQADFGKLPRRGEDKRKLPQPEKIQDMEMTLVEKESRATAISIGFPIDVTRADKDFYALMAANSYFGEHRTFNGVLMQHIRGLRGFNYGDYSYIENFIQDGGSTFPVPNIPRRQQFFSIWIRPVEHPNRHFVLRQAIRELQLLAEKGLSQEDFEATRSFLLNYSKLWVQTLNRRLGYQMDSDFYGTRYFIDRIAEELSKLTVGDVNAAIQRHLQWRNLKVAVITKDAASFRDALLENVPSPVNYPAAMPAAILEEDRIIGVYPLHINKEKLQIVPAGELFER
- a CDS encoding type II CAAX endopeptidase family protein, whose amino-acid sequence is MSNGRMGWVVMVLLAALGLFTFVRYQKKAFPSASVDVKIEREQAQRIAADYLAARGFNVSGYSSVTIFGADDEAAIYLQKTLGMEKANEVIRDQVQVWFWQARWFRPLEKLEYRVAVTPDGKVLRFRRELEEEKPGANLEQAEARRRAEEFVSNVAKMDLSQYEPVDASSEKRKNRADHSFVWKKKGFQIGDAELRLSVAIQGDTVGGLRQFLKVPEQFERDFVKTKSAGTLLTILSFAFSVIIFIVALVIVIIRYKSGDLRWKFAVTLGAGIAVLLILAALNSMPLLQANYQTQIPYGVFLATVLVFTVIAALVYGLLTLLAGASGDSLTRELYPGSVASLNDLIGGRWGTAAVAQAAVRGYLLAFLLVGYFVVFYLVAGRFLHVFVQAEGPFSNILNTKFPFLFPLLVGFLASVTEEFAYRFFGITVVKKYLKSTALALLLPAVIWAFGHSNYPIFPVYVRGIEVTIVGLIFGYFFIKYDLLTCLVAHYAVDAIFVSAPLLKSSNRYFQITGVIVVALGLLPLIPALVGLVRRKQA